From Chlamydia avium 10DC88:
TTTCCTTAACTCCAAGATTTAAAAGTAAGCGAAATTCTTTAACTACCTGATCTACAGGTTTACTTCTTAGTTTCCCCTTAATTGTTGGGATAATACAAAAAGAGCAACGCTTACAACATCCTTCAGCTATTTTTAAATAAGCATAGTGCTTCGGAGTAGATAACTTCCTAGGAATGTCACCCATCTCTAAATAGCTTTTAGCTGATCTTTTTTCACCAGATTCTTTTGACTCAATTGCTGATAAAATATGTTCAACATCTCCAGAACCCAATAAATAGTGTATATGGGGGAGCCAGGGTGATAATTCTTCTTTATGTTTTGATACCATGCAACCAGTTAAAATAATCTTTGCATCCTTCTTTTTTGTATCAATGATGTGTTGAAGATAATCAATAGATTCATTACGAGCTGCTTTCAAAAACGCACAGGTATTTAGCACTAAGTAATCTGCTTCTGGAAGTACTTCTGTAGCCTCGTAACCGGCCTTTAACAAAATTCCGAGCATGACTTCGCTATCTACAAGGTTTCTGGAACAACCTAAACTAATAAAATGAATTTTATTTTTAGAAGTTGATTGTTTAAAAAAAACTTGCTCTTTAGTCGTCATGAAGTTCTCTATGTAATTGTAAGGAAGATTCCTTGATTCTTTTTGAAAATAAATATAACATCGTAGTTGATTTGTCATTTTCCTAAAAGGATTGATCTATGGCTAGTAAGAATCGTGAAATTATTAAACTAAAAAGTTCTGAAAGCTCCGATATGTACTGGACAGTGAAAAATAAGAGAAAAACAACTGGTCGACTAGAACTAAAAAAATATGATAAAAAACTACGTAGACACGTAATATTTAAGGAAGCTAAATAGAATTTTTACATGTTAGCTTCTTAATAAGTTTTGAGTGGCTATGAAACTTGAGCTTTTAATAGCATTGAAGTACCTAATACCAAGAAAAAAAGGTTTTCATCTGTTATTATCTCTTTGTTTTCTATAGGGGTTATTGCTTTAGTTACTTGGTTATCTATAGTATTTATTTCTGTAATACATGGCCTAGAGAAGCGATGGCTCCATGATCTTTCTAGACTTCATTCTCCAATAAAAATTTTACCCTCAGCT
This genomic window contains:
- the rpmG gene encoding 50S ribosomal protein L33, giving the protein MASKNREIIKLKSSESSDMYWTVKNKRKTTGRLELKKYDKKLRRHVIFKEAK